The following coding sequences lie in one Flavobacteriales bacterium genomic window:
- a CDS encoding FAD-dependent oxidoreductase, which yields MQVGKEITPVTTQEIITAIQSTTDPISIGGGRFSMGGQIGYENSLHIDMRQFNKVLNIDAEKKQVTIQPGITWRTLQNAIDPYNLSIKIMQTYANFTVGGSISVNCHGRYIGHGPIVSSIEQLKIVTASGEIITANRTENQEIFNAAVGGYGGIGVIVEATLQLEDNVKVERQTQLVDVKYYNDFFNNNIGNNKKVVFQNGDLYPPNYDVINNVSWVKSDKELTDTTRVTSKAENYWIEPKIVEVVSWGSFGKWIRKTIIDPIVYNEEKVVWRNKEASYDVRELEPSSREEQTYVLQEYFIPVNNIQSFIPKMKAIYDKYDANIINISLRHAYPDKESYLSWAREEVFAFVVYYKQGTDQEAKDIVKQWTIEMTDAILSENGAWYLPYQPHATVAQFQQGFRNSSKYFEIKNRVDSNHRFTNKLLDKYNPYITQNIEKQRDEIKGYYREEEQTILTVPEWYLVFNPKEYADYLTEGNNPSDFPFYASIDEYWSLYDKSMKLVSEAYPENEEYTTMLQVIGVSVTLEYAVKILYENTIGRFFGWFANSQISDEEKTIVAAQRAYSDFIYHTAWYEFQFMPWIKKVWSTSNTAESNWLRKMERTLFFTFEFTFKAGYAQLIEWAAKASYEEPVTDIYLLISSNEPLQASENVKIMSTIGNKQIIGITRWGAFTETILTLCEQDLTILEIGGNDEIAVSVLKNNTQTFNFKGAELLYESNVVTNNQVKRLVHLIPTHQLLAFIKHCKTTNIEVEHVFDY from the coding sequence ATTCAAGTTGGTAAAGAAATAACACCCGTTACTACACAAGAAATTATAACAGCCATACAATCTACCACAGATCCAATTTCTATAGGTGGTGGAAGGTTTAGTATGGGTGGGCAAATAGGCTACGAAAATAGTTTGCACATTGATATGCGTCAGTTTAACAAAGTATTGAACATTGACGCCGAAAAGAAACAAGTAACTATTCAACCTGGAATTACATGGCGGACACTACAAAATGCCATTGACCCTTATAATCTTTCCATAAAAATTATGCAAACCTACGCCAACTTTACTGTTGGAGGTTCCATTTCAGTTAACTGTCATGGTAGGTATATTGGTCACGGACCAATTGTTTCGTCAATAGAGCAACTAAAAATTGTTACTGCATCGGGTGAAATTATTACTGCTAACAGAACCGAAAATCAAGAAATTTTTAATGCTGCGGTTGGGGGTTATGGAGGCATTGGTGTTATTGTTGAAGCTACTTTACAATTGGAAGACAATGTAAAAGTAGAACGTCAAACCCAATTGGTTGATGTAAAATATTACAACGATTTTTTTAACAACAACATTGGTAACAACAAAAAGGTTGTTTTTCAGAATGGCGATTTATATCCACCCAACTACGATGTAATAAATAATGTATCTTGGGTAAAATCTGACAAAGAATTAACCGACACCACCAGAGTGACTTCTAAAGCTGAAAATTATTGGATTGAACCCAAAATTGTTGAAGTAGTTTCTTGGGGAAGTTTTGGAAAATGGATACGTAAAACAATTATTGACCCCATTGTTTATAATGAAGAAAAAGTGGTTTGGAGAAACAAAGAGGCGAGTTATGATGTTCGCGAATTAGAGCCAAGCTCTCGCGAAGAGCAAACTTATGTGTTGCAAGAATATTTTATTCCCGTAAACAACATCCAATCATTTATACCAAAAATGAAGGCTATTTACGATAAATACGATGCCAACATCATCAACATTTCGTTACGCCATGCTTACCCTGATAAAGAATCGTATTTATCGTGGGCAAGAGAAGAAGTTTTTGCATTTGTGGTGTATTACAAACAAGGTACCGACCAAGAAGCCAAAGACATTGTTAAACAATGGACCATTGAAATGACCGATGCCATTTTGAGTGAAAACGGCGCTTGGTATTTACCTTATCAGCCACACGCAACTGTTGCTCAATTTCAACAAGGATTTCGAAATTCTAGCAAATATTTCGAAATTAAAAACCGTGTGGATTCTAATCATCGTTTTACCAATAAATTGTTGGACAAATACAATCCATACATTACTCAAAACATTGAAAAACAACGAGATGAAATTAAAGGATATTACCGAGAAGAGGAGCAAACCATTTTAACGGTACCTGAATGGTATTTGGTGTTTAACCCAAAAGAATATGCCGATTATTTAACCGAAGGCAACAACCCTTCCGATTTTCCTTTTTATGCTTCTATTGATGAATATTGGAGTTTGTATGACAAATCGATGAAACTGGTTTCGGAAGCATATCCAGAAAACGAAGAATACACCACCATGCTTCAAGTTATTGGTGTGAGTGTTACCTTAGAATATGCCGTTAAAATTTTGTACGAAAACACCATTGGCAGATTTTTTGGTTGGTTTGCCAACAGCCAAATTTCGGATGAAGAAAAAACCATTGTTGCAGCACAACGTGCTTACAGCGATTTTATTTACCATACCGCTTGGTACGAGTTTCAATTTATGCCTTGGATAAAAAAGGTGTGGTCGACCTCTAACACTGCCGAAAGCAATTGGTTACGAAAAATGGAACGAACACTTTTCTTTACCTTCGAATTTACGTTTAAAGCTGGTTATGCGCAATTGATTGAATGGGCTGCAAAGGCAAGTTACGAAGAACCCGTTACCGATATTTACTTATTAATTTCAAGCAACGAGCCCTTACAAGCATCGGAAAACGTAAAAATAATGAGCACCATTGGTAACAAGCAAATTATTGGAATTACCCGTTGGGGAGCTTTTACCGAAACCATTTTAACACTTTGCGAACAAGACCTTACTATTCTTGAAATTGGTGGAAACGATGAAATTGCTGTTTCTGTGCTTAAAAACAATACACAAACCTTTAATTTTAAGGGTGCTGAATTGCTTTACGAATCGAACGTAGTAACCAACAACCAAGTAAAACGATTGGTTCACCTAATACCAACCCATCAATTATTGGCATTTATAAAACACTGCAAAACAACTAATATTGAGGTAGAACACGTTTTTGATTATTGA